The genomic DNA CCCACTGGCGGACGCAGCCGTGCCGGGCTGGGCCGATGCGGCTGTCGCAGGGCCCTGTTGCCGGGCCACGCCAAGAGTGGCCGCCCGGTTCGCGCCGGTCGCGGCCGCGCCGCCTCGGGAACGCATGCGGGACGGCAGACCGGGCGAGCGCCCGGCCCGGCTGCATGTTCGGTACTGCGCGAAGAAAGTGGCGGTCAGCCCCTGGCCACCGGCCCGGACGCGTCAGCGCCGCCCTCGACCGATTGCGACGCGTCGCCGGCCGCCGGGTCCTCCGGCGTCGCGGCGCCCTCGCCGGCAGGATCCTCGGTGGCCATCAGGTCGGCCTGTACCCGCTCGCGATAGCCGGCAAGAAAATCCTGGAACAGGTTGATGCTCGGTCCGATGCGGCCGAGGTCGGCCACCGAATCGATCGGGCCGATGTCGTCGGCGACCAGCAGGCGGAACATCGCGCCATAGTCCGTCTGCGCCATTGCATCGGCGTAGCGCTGGCGCAGGTAGCGCAGCCCGTTGTCGTCGCCGGAATAGGTCAACGCCATCGCCCAGTTCATCAGCTGCTCGGTCTGGAACGGGTCCAGTGCGCCGTCGAAGGCCGCATAGGCGGGCGCCATCCCGGCGGCGCCCTCCATCGCGGTCGACGGATCCGCCGCTTGCGCATCCAGCGCGGCCGCCTCATCGGCCGACGGCAGCATCGGCATCGCCGCGCCGTCGGTCGCCTCGGCCAGCGCCGCGGGGTCTTCCGCCATCGCGGTGCCGTCGTCGGCGGTCATATCTGTGTCGCCTGCGGCATCCGCCGCTTCGGTCGGCGGCGGCACGAAGGCCGCAGGCGGCGTTGCCGCCGGCGGCCAGCGGAAGGCATCGCCCTCGACCAGCCGGCCGAACGCGCCGGCGGCACCGGCCCAGTCCTCCATCCGCCAGAACACCTCGGCGCGCAGCATGTCGGCCTGCCGGCTGTCGAGCGGCGCAAGCTCCTCGATCGCGTCGGCATAGCGTTCGAGCGCGAGGTCGGCGCTGGCGCGCAGCAGGCGCCGTTCCGCCAGCAGGTCCTGGCCCAGGTTGCGGGCACGGGTGTTCAGCAGCACCTCGTCCGCCTGGTCAGGCTGGTCGTCGGCCAGGTACAGCACCGCAAGATCGCGGCCGAGCTCGGCCCGGGCGCTGCCCGACAGATCCGGGCGCAGCAGCGTGCGCAGCACCTCCGCCGCGTCCGAACGCAGGTCGACGGAAGCCAGCCGGCCGGCCAGACGCCGCAGCATCGCGTCGCCGGCCTCGTCCTCCGGTGCCAGCTGCTTGAACTCGCTGTACAGCGCGATCGCGGTCACCGGCGAGATATTGGCGGGCGGCTGCGGTCCGAACAGCGAGGCGAACACCTCGGCCATCCGACGCTCGATCGCCCCGCGCTCCGGCGTGTCGACGAACACGGAGCGGGCGTGCTGCAACGTGCGCAGGCCGCTGCGATAATCGCCCGCGTCGAAATGATACTCGGCCAGCTGGCGCAGCAGCCCGAGCTCGAACGCGCCACCGCGCAGGTCATAGCGGATGGCGTCCAGCTTCGCAGCGGCATCGGCGGCGGAGATCAGGCCGGCGTCGTAGTTGGCGACCGTGCGGTCGAATTCGGCCCGCGCGGCCGGTCCGTCCAGCTCGGTCTCCACGACGTCGTCCCATTCGTGTTCCGCCGCCTCGTGATCGCCCGACCGCCACAGCGCCTGCGCCCGGCGCAGCGCGATCTCCGCCGCAGCCGTCGGCTCCAGCCCGAAGAACGGCAGTTCGTCGAGAGCGGCCATCGCCCGGTCCAGGTTGCCGTTCGCCAGCGCCGTATCGACCGAAGCCAGTGCCAACGGAACGGCGAGGTCGTTGTCGTACCAGTCCGGCGCCGTTGCCGTGCTGTCGTACAGCGCCTCGGCCTGCTCGTGGCGGCCTGCCGCCGCCAGCGCTGCCGCCAGCCAGTATTGCGCCTCGGCCGACGGCACCAGCCGCGGGTCGGACAGGTCGCCGATCGCGTCCTCCGCGTCGTCGTTCATCAGCGCCGTCGCGCCGCGCAGCGCCAGCAGCGACGGGTCGTCCTCGAAGATCTGCGGCGTGTCGGTCGCGATCAGCCGCAGCACGCCGGCGGCGTCGCGAAACTGGCCGTGGCCGAACAGGAAACGGGCGAAGCGGGCGCGGGCATCGGCGCGGTCGGCGTCGTTGTGCGCGTTCGCCGCCGCGGTCTGCAGTGTGCGGCTGACCTCGGCAAAGCGGCCATCGTGCTCCATCCGCCACGCATCCGGCTCGAACAGGCGGAAATCGCCGATCGCACCGCCGCGCGGGACCGACACCGGCGCGCCGTGGCCGTCGTCGTGCGCGCCGCCGTCGGTGTCGTGGGCGTCCGCCGTCACGGTACCGTGCCCGTCGGGCGCGGCATTGCCGTGGGCGTCGGCTTCGGCATCCCCATGGGCCTCGGCCTGGACATCCGCATGGGCCTCGGCCTCCGTCTGCGGCGCGCCGTGGTGGTCCGCACCCGCCGCGTCGGCGTGGGCCTCCGGCACGGCATCGTGGCCGGCCTCTTCGTCGGCCGCCAGGTGAGCGTCGGCAGCCGCCGGCGTATCGTGCCCGGCTGCGGCGTGTTCGTCCGGCGCGCCATGGTCGTCGGCGGCGGCATGGTCGCTTGGCGACGGCGCCTGGCGCGCATCGAGCCAGGCCTGGTCGTCCGACAGCGTCAGGCCGCCGGAAGCCACCACCTCGACCCTGCCGTCGTGGGTGCGCACCACCACATCGTCGCTGAGCCGGTCGAACACCAGGCCCTGCGCCGACGGCAACGCGCTGAACTGGATGTAGTTCGACCCCTGTTGCAGCCCCTCGCCGGCCAGGGCCGTCGGCACCAGCACGAAGCTGTCGCCGATGTCGGGATCGGCAATGCTCAGCGGTGCCCCGGGGTCGCTGGCCGGATAGGCGATCGCCGCGCCGAGCACCGGATCCTCGAACCGCTGCGGCGCAACGTCGCTCGCGGTCTCGGACCGGCGCGGCCGCAACTGCACGAACCAGGTATCGCCCGCGGCCGAAACCCGCGGCTCGACCGCCTCGTCGACCTGCAGGCTGAATACCAGCGCGTCCTCGGTCGGCAGCAGGATCGGGTCGCGATAGACCGGACCCGCCTCCGTCTCGATCACGCCGAAGTCGAAGTCGGCGGCCGGCCGGTCGAACGCGACCCAGATGCGGTCGCCGCGCTTCGCCACGGCGGCCCGCACCGGCTGCGACCAGCGCATGCGCATCAGCGCGTCGCTGTCGCCGCCGATGACGACGATCTCCACCGTCGCCGGCCCGCTCTCCGCCTCGACCGCCATGCCTGCGACGGTCTCCTCATGCACACCCGCCGCATCGTGCGATGCCTCGGCCGCGGCATCGGCGACCTCCTCGTCGGGCAATGCCGGGCCTTCATGCACCGCGGCCGCGGCGGCCGCCGTCTCGGCGTCGCCGCCATCGTGAGCGTCGCCGCCGTCGTGAGCGTCGGCGCCGTCGTGCGTCGGCACCGCGCTGCGCGTGGTCTCGTTTGCCGGACCCGGCGCCTCGTGTGCCTGGTCGGCGCTGGCGACCTGGGTGTGCGCCGCGTCCGGTTCCGTCGCATGCCCGTCGCCGGTCGCCGTGTCCGGATGCTCCGGCTCGCCAGCTTCGTGGTGATCGGCGCCCGCCGGTTCCTCGGCCGCCGGATGCGCCGCGGCCACTGCATCGTGGTCGGGCTGCTCCTCCGGCAGGGCCGGTTCGGCGGCGGCGTGGTCCTGCGGCACGTCACCTTCGTCGGCGGTCGCTGCGGGCACGGCAGCGGCCTCAGCCTCGTGGACGGCCTCGGCCGCCGGGTCCCGGTCGGCGCGGAGCTGCGGCGGCAGGGCCGGCACCGCCGGCGGCTCGGCGACGGCGACCGTCACCGGCTCCGGCGTGGCGTCCGCCGGTTCGCCTGCCGCGGGGCCGGCCATGGCGACCGGCGTGTTGCTGTTCGGGTCGCGGTAGATGTCCACGACGGTCTTGCTGTAGTTGTAGAAGTCGCGGACGTTCACGCCGGCCGGCGCGGCGATGGTGACCTGCAACCCGCTCTCGCCCTGTTCCACGTCGATCAGTTGCAGCCGCGATGGCAGGCGGGCCCGCAGACGCTCAACGTCGATGCGCGCGGCGGCACCGAAGCGGATCGTGATCAGGCCGCCGTCGTTCGCCACCTCATAGGGCACGCGCTCCGGCCAGTCGAAGACGATCCGATCATAGGTGTCGTGCAGGCCGTAGCGGACCGAAAGCACGCCGTCGACCATGACCGGGGCCGGCGGCAGCGGCGCCGGCTCAGAGGCCTCGGCGACGGCGACCGCGGTCTGGGGCGGCTGGCCGGCGGCCGGCTCGAGCTCGGGTGCGGGAGGGGAAGCGGAAGACGGCGCTTGCGCGGCTGCGGGGGGCGCCGCTGGCGGCACGGCCGGTTCGGCCGTCGCGACGGCGGCAGGCGGGACCGCGGCGGGCCGGGCCCCCGCGACCGGCAGCATCTCGACCACCACCTTGTCGTCCTCGGCATAGGCCGAGACGTGCTGCGGCACCGCCAGCGTCATCACGACGCTCTGGCCGTTGTTGGCGATCCGCATGTCGGTCACCTGGCCCGCCAGGGTGCCGAGCACCTGGTCGAAGGTCGCCGCCAGCGGCCGATCGAAGCTGATGGTCAGCCGGGTGGCACTGACCGTGGTGACGAAATCCACCGGCGACGGCCAGTCGAAGACCAGTCGCGCACCGTCTTCGGTCACGGTGGCGCTGGTCTGCACCGCCTCGTCCGCCGATGCGGGAAGGGCGGACGCGGCGGCCAGAGCCAGCAGCAGTCCGGCCGGGGCGCCCGCTTTGCGCGCGACCCTGGCGCGGGATGTTCCGGAAGATGGCGCCGTCCGTCGATTCATCTCAGCCTCGCGCGGTCTGGTCCGCCAGAAGGCACCGGGGCGCGACGCATCAGCGGCCGCGGCGCCATGAGTTCTTCATGGCGATCATACCCCGTCTTGCCGCGATCTGATTGATGAATCGTTAGCAGGGAATGAGTCCCGGGCCGCAATTGGCCCAGGACGTTAACCGAACATCGCGTCGATTTCGTCCTGACGCGTTGCCTTGCCGGGCAGCTGCGGACCGTTCAGCAGCTTCGCCTCGGGGTCCTCGGGCTCGGCTGGCTCCGCAGGTCCGGCCTGAACCAGGCTGGCCGCGAGCGCACTGCCGCCGAGCAGGCCGACCATGTGCTCGACCTTGGCCTCGATGTGCTTGAGTGCGCCGACCACCTTGGAGATGCGCTGGCCGGTGATGTCCTGGAAGCTGCAGGCCTGGAAGATGCGCGTGACCGCGTCGCCGACCGCCTCCTGGCCCGCCTCGTCGAGCTGGCCGCTGAAGGTCTCGATCGTCTCGGCCGCCTCCATGATCTCGTTCGTCGCCTCTTCCGTCGCCTGGACGATCGCGTCCAGCTCGTCGGAGGCCACGGACAGGTGCTGGTTCTTGATCTCGTCGGGCCGCAGCGCCGCGATCTCGCCCTTGGCCTTGTGGATGTACTGCACGAGCTCGCGCAGGTCGTTCAGCATGTCGAGCGACTTTTTCAGCCGCAGCGCCCTCGCGCGTGCGCCTTCCTCCAACGGGCTGGCGCCGCTGATCTTTTCTGCCATCGCCGTCATTCGACCTTGATTCCCACAGCTTGCACGGTCGGGGTGGCGACCGGCGCATCGGGGCGCCGGACGCACCGCTCAGAACGTGCCGAGGACGCTGGTCAGCTTCGTCTTCAGCGTCGCCGCATTGAACGGCTTCACGATGTAGTTGCTGACACCGGCTTCCTTCGCCGCGATCACGTTCTCGGTCTTGCTCTCGGCCGTGATCATGATGAACGGCGTCTCCTTCAGCTTGGCGTCCTTGCGGACCTCCTTCAGCAGCTGCAGGCCGGTCATCGGCTCCATGTTCCAGTCGGAGATGACCAGACCGTAGTCGCGCTGGCGCAGCTTGGTCAGCGCCGAACTGCCGTCGATCGCCTCGTCAACGTTGTTGAAGCCGAGCTGCTTCAGCAGGTTGCGGATGATCCGGAGCATCGTCTTGTAGTCGTCGACGATCAGGATCGGCATGTTGATATCGACACTCATGTCTTCGCACTCCATTACGCGGTCGCGCACCCAAAAGATGACGCTATGGTGACCTACCCCGGTTAAATTGCGCTTAAATCAAACTCCAGTGCGTTAGCGTATTAATTGGCGGCCGGCGCTTCGGCCATGAAATCCGGGCGTTCCTGCATGCGCCGGGCGAGTTCCTCGGTGACCTCCTGGGCGCGGGCGGGGTCCATGCGGGCGAGGATCGGCGCGCTGCGGATGTTGCTCATCCGGGCGATGATCTCGAGCAGGATGTCCATCTCCAGCTCGTTGAAGATCGGCGCCGCGTCCTTCGGCTTCATGGTCTCGTAGATTCGCACCAGGCTCATCAGCTGCTCGTCTTCCTGGGCGTCGTAGTCGTTGAGCAGCGCCTCGATTCGCGCCTGCAGGTCGGTGAGCTCGACGATCTTCTGGTCGATTCGCGCCTCCGCCGCCGCAAGCTGGCGCTCGCGTGCCTCCACCGCGGCCTCGCGCTCGGCAAGCTGGTCGCGGCGAACCGCCAGCGCTTGCAGCACGGCGATCTCCTCCGCGGTGTAGATCGGCGTTTCCGATTCGCCGGTGACGTATTCGCGGTCGCCGATCGGCAGCGGCGGGGTCTGGTAGGGCTGCTCGTCGCCGAGCGCCAGCACCGACTCGGGGCCGGGTCCGGGCGCCAGCTCCACCGGCTCCGCCAGCCCGGTCTCCGCCAGCCCGGTCTCCGCCAGCGACGGATCGGTCATGGCCGGGTCGGCATCGCCCGACTCGGCCGTCACCTCGGCTTCGCCCTCGCCCGGGATCGGGCCTTCCTCCGCCGGCATCGCTCCGGCCTCGTCGGCCATAGGCGGCATCGCGCCCACGCCCGCGTCCGCGCGGGCCTCGTCGGCTGCGGCCATGTCCTCGTCGGGATTGCCGGCGGCCATGGTGGCGCCGACGCCAAGCGTCGGCACGTGCCTGAACAGGCCATCGCTGATGTCGATCACCTTGATCGACAGCAGGCAGGTGGCAGAGAAGATGACGATCGGCAGAAGCCGCAAACGCACGCGCATTTTACCGTCCTGGCTGGGTCGGCCGTCAGTTGCGGCCGGGTGTTCCGTGGTCTAGCGCGCCGATTCCAGGGCACGCATCAGGGCCTGCTCGGCCTCGTCGGCGCGGTGCGCGATCGCCGCGTCCGGCGCGACGCCGACCCGGGCCGGGCGTGCCGCGCCTTCTGCCGGACGTCCGCGTGGGCGAATCGCCTGTACCAGCTTGGCGGCCCGCTGGGCCTGGCCTGCCGGACTCGGCACCGGCTGCGCAGATTGCGCGGGTGCGGCGCTCGCGACCGGCGCGTTCGCCAACCGATCCGCGATCGCCGAGGCGCGGTCGATGAGGAAAGCCAGTTCCTCGCGCAGGGAAACGCCGCTGCGCACCTGCTGCTCCAGGTCGCGGCCCGCGCCGTCGGCCAGCTCGCGAAAGCCGCGCAGGCTGTTCTCGGCCGCGGCGCCCGCCGCACCGAGCTGAGCGATCAGCGCCTCCATCTCGGACCGGGTCTTGCGGATCCGTCCGAGCCGGACATAGAGCAGCGTCGCCACGCCGATGGTGACGACCAGCAGCATGGCCACGACGCCATTGACGATCAGGTCCAGTGTCATCGCTCAGCTCGCCTTCTGGATGCGTTCGTCGATCTTGACCGCGATGTTGCGGCCCTTACGGCCCATCTTGCCGTTGAACATGGAGATCTCGCCGAAGCGCAGCTCGACGTCGCTGGACGGCGACGCGTTCAGCGTCAGCTGGCTGCCGACCTGCCACTTCAGCACGTCGGACAGGTTCAGGATCTGCTCGTCGAGCACGGCCATCACGTTGACGTCGGTGTGCCACAGCTCGGTGGCCAGGTGCGTCTCCCAGATCGAGTCACGGCCGAACTTCTCGCCCATGAACATCTGCAGCAGCAGCTCGCGCACCGGCTCCAGCGTGGCATAGGGCAGCAGCATCTCCATGCGGCCGCCGCGGTCCTCCATGTCGACGCGCAGGCGGGCGAGCACCGCTGCATTGGCGGGCCGCGCGATGGTGGCAAAGCGCGGGTTGGTCTCCAGCCGGTCAAACAGGAACTTGACCGGGCTCAGCGGCTCGAACGCCGCCTCCATGTCGCGCAGGACGACATTGACCATCCGCTCGACCAGCCGCCGCTCGATCGTGGTGTAGGGCCGGCCCTCGATCGCCATCGCCGCGGTGCCGCGACGGCCGCCGAGCAGCACGTCGACGATCGAATAGATCAGCGAGGAATCGACGACCAGCAGGCCGTAGTTGTCCCACTCGTCGGCCTTGAACACCGTCAGCATCGCCGGAAGCGGGATCGAATTCAGATAGTCGCCGAACCGGATCGAGGTGATGTTGTCCAGCGAAACCTCGACGTTGTCCGACGTGAAATTGCGCATGGTGGTGGTCATCATCCGGACCAGCCGGTCGAACACCACCTCCAGCATCGGCAAGCGCTCGTACGAGACCAGCGCCGAGTTGATGATCGCGCGGACGCCGGAGCTCTCCGAGCTGCCGGCCTCGTCGCCGAAGCCGAGCAGGCTGTCGATCTCGTCCTGATCGAGGACGCGTTCGGACCCGCCGGCGGCCAATTCCTCGTCGCCGGGGTCTCCGGCAGCGTCGAATGCGTCTTCTTCGTCGTCACCGCCTGCCATCGCCTCCCATTCGGCGGCGAGGGCATCGGCATCATCGGTCATCTCGTCTTCGGGCGCCATCGATCAGCCTTGTACCAGCATCGATTCAAACAGGATGTCGTGGACGCGCGCCGGCGCGATCGCCTCGTTGACGCGGAACAGCAGTTCCTCGCGCAGCCGGAACACCGCGGCAGAGCCTTCCAGGTCGGCCGCGTGCAGCTCGCGCAGATGGGTCTGGAACTGGTCGATGACCCGCGGCAGCACGTGCTCGACCTCGGCGATCGCCTCTTCCGACGACAGCTCCAGCGTGATCTCGAGCATGAGATAGGTCGGGCGCTGGTTGTTCGAACGCAGGTTGACCGTCATCTCCGGCATCTCGAGATAGAACATCTCGGCGCCGTGCTCGCCCGAGATCTCGGGCCCGTGCTCCTCGACCGCCGCCTCGCCCTCGCCGTGACCGGCTTCCTCCTCGCCGCCGCCGAGAACGGAATCGAGCATGCCCGACATGTAGAGGCCGACAAGCAGCACCACCGGGCCTGCGAACATCACGATCTTCTTGCCGCTGAGCTTCTTCTTCTTGGCCGGCGCGTCTGCGCCTTCGGCCTGGTCCACGGTCTGTTCAGCCATCGCCAACTTTCCTGGAATTGCGTGCGCGGCCCTTGGCCGCCTGGCCGGACGCTACGACCGCTAGGGTTAACATCCTGTTGAAGCGCCGGCCGCGGACCGGGCCGGAAGAAATCACCCGGCAACCATTGCCCAGTGGGCCGTCCGCGCCGCCCGCCGACCGCGCGATTTTTCGTCTAAGTTATTGAAATTGCGCAATTCACTGCTCTGGCACGCCCACTGCACCGTCTGTGGCCAGCACGAAGCGTGGGCCCGGCAGGCCGCGCCGAACCGATCCCTAGGAGCAGAAGCCGCGATGGAGAATCCGTCATTCGTTGCCCTGTCCGGACAGATGGCGCTGCGCCATCAGATGGACATCCTGGCCAACAACATCGCCAACATGAACACCGTCGGCTACAAGGCCGAGCGCCTGGTGTTCACCGAGATGGTCGAGAACGTGCCCGACCAGTCGGTCGACGACATGGGGCCGATGTCGTTCGTGCAGCCCTATGCGTCCTATGTGGATTTCTCGGCCGGCACGCTGACCCCGACCGGCAACCCGCTCGACGTCGGCATCAATGGCGAAGGCCTGTTCGCGGTGCAGACCGCCGACGGCGTCGCCTATACCCGCAACGGCCGCTTCGGGCTGGATCCCAACGGCACGCTGGTCACCAGCAACGGCATGCCGGTGCTCGGCAGCGGCGGCGGCCCGATCCAGATCGCCGACGCCAGCGCCATCTCGATCGCCGGCGACGGCACGATCAGCACGCCGGACGGCGTGGTCGCGCGCCTGCAGGTGGTGCGCTTCGAAGACCCGATGACGATGGATCGCGCCGGCAACGGCCTCTACACCGCCACCACCGCGCAGCCGGTTCCGGTGACCAGCCCGCAGGTGGCGCAGGGCACGGTCGAGGAATCCAACGTGTCGCCGATCCTCGAGATGTCCACGATGATCGAGGTCTCGCGCGCCTACCAGATGCTCGCCCAGGCGCTCGACAACGAGCATCAGCGCCAGCAGAAGGCGATCACCACCCTGGCGAAGTCCGCCTAAAGGAGAGCCCGATCATGCGTTCCCTCAGCATCGCGGCGACGGGCATGCTGGCCCAGCAGCTCAACGTCGAGGTGATCTCGAACAACATCGCCAACATGAACACCACCGGCTTCAAGAAGCGCCGGGCGGAGTTCCAGGACCTGTTGTACCAGAACAACCGGCCGGTCGGCTCGACCTCGTCGGACATCGGCACGATCGTGCCGGCCGGCGTCCAGGTCGGCCTCGGCGTGCGCACCGCGGCGGTCTACCGGATCTCCGAGCAGGGCAACATGGCGGTGACCGACAATCCGCTCGACCTGGCGATCTCCGGCGACGGCTATTTCCAGATCGAGCTGCCCAGCGGCGACACCGCCTACAGTCGCGCCGGCTCGTTCCAGCTCAGCGCCGACGGCGAGATCGTCACCGCCGACGGCTATCGCCTGTCGCCGTCGATCGTGATCCCGGCGGACGCCACCGCGATCGCGATCAACACCAGCGGCGAGGTGCTGGTCAACCTGGACGGCCAGGTCGACCCACAGAATGTGGGCCAGATCCAGCTGGCGCGCTTCGCCAACGAGGCCGGGCTCGAATCGATAGGCAGCAACTTCTTCCGCGAGACGCCGGCATCCGGCGCCGCCACCACCTCGTCGCCGGGCTCGGCCGGGTTCGGCACCATCGTGCAGGGCTTCCTCGAGACCTCCAACGTCAACGTGGTCCAGGAGATCACCAACCTGATCAACGCCCAGCGCGCCTACGAGATGAATTCCAAGGTGATCCAGGCGTCGGACGAGATGCTGTCGACCGTGAACAGGCTGCGGTGATGACCATGCGCGCCATTCTCGCCTTCGCCGCCCTCGCCCTGGCCGCCGCCGGCGCAGAGGCCCTTGCCGCCGAGCCGCGCAGCCAGGTCGAGGTGACCGGCGCGATCGTCACGGTCGGCGACCTGTTCATCGATGCCGGCGATGCCGCCGGCGAGGCCGTGTTCTATGCGCCCGAGCCGGGCCGTGCGGTCGAGATCGGGCCCAACTTCCTGCATCGGGTTGCGCTTGGCTTCGACCTGGACTGGGCGCCGGGCAACGGCCTGGACCGGATCATCGTGCGACGCGCCGCCCAGGCGGTCGGCCTCGACGTGCTGGAGCCGGTGCTGCTGTCCGCGCTCGCCACGCGGGTCGGACCGCAGTTCAACCCGGATCACACGCAGATCGCGTTCGATTCCGGCATCGCCACCCGCTACCTGCCTGTCGACGTCACCCTGGAGCTGAATGCGCGCGACGTCGCCTACGATCCGCGCAGCCAGCGTTTCAGCGCGATCGTCGATATCGCGCCTGGCACCGCATACGCGACCAGCCTGCGGGCCAGCGGCCGGCTGCGCTCGGTGGTGCTGGCGCCGGTGCTGGTGCGACCGCTCGCCCGCAACGACGTCATCGGCGCCGCCGACGTGCAGTGGATGGAGGTCGACGCCGACCGGATGCCGTCCAACGTGCTGCTCGATGCCGAGCGTCTGGTCGGGCAGACCGCCCGCCGGGCGCTGTCGCCCAACCAGCCGATCACCGAGGCCGACGTCACGCCGCCGGTCGCGGTGCGCCGCGGCGAGATCGTGACCATGGTGCTGGAAACCGGCTCGCTGACGCTGACCGCACAGGCCCGCGCGCTCGAGGACGGCGTGGTCGGCGAGGCCATCCGTGTCGTCAACACCCAGTCGTCCCGCACCGTCGATGCGACGGTCGAGGCACCCGGCGTCGTGCGCGTCCAGGCGCCGTCCGCCGCCACCGTCATCCAGGCCAGCAACGGCTAACCCCGCGTGCAGACCGTGCGCAAAAGCTCACCCGAAGGAAAGAAATCCATGTTCGATAACCTCCCCGCACGCACCCTTCTGCGCATGGCCGGCGCCGCCGGCCTGGTGCTGATGCTGGCCGGTTGCGGCGCCGCCACCCGCATCTCCGAGATCGGCCAGGCGCCCGAGATGACGCCGATCACCAGCCCGACCCTGGAGCCGGGCTACCAGCCGGTGGCGCTGCCGATGCCGGCGCCGGAGCCGGTCGAGCGGCAGGCGGCGTCGCTGTGGCGGCCCGGTTCGCGCGCCTTCTTCCGCGACCAGCGCGCCGGACGCGTCGGCGATATCCTGACCGTGCTGATCGAGATCGACGACAGTGCGGCGATCAACAACTCGAGCTCGCGCAGCCGCACCAGCGCCGAGGACGCGACGCTCGACGCCCTGTTCGGCTACGAGGCCGACCTCAACGACGTGTTCCCGGAGACGGTCGACGCCAGCGACCTGGCGCGCTTCGGGTCGACATCGGGCACCAGCGGCAGCGGCACGGTGGACCGCGGCGAGCAGATCTCGCTGCGTGTCGCCGCGCTGGTGACACAGGTGCTGCCCAACGGCACGCTGGTGATCCAGGGCCGGCAGGAGGTCCGGGTCAACTTCGAGCTGCGCGAGCTGATCATGAGCGGCGTGATCCGGCCGGAGGACATCCGCGCCGACAACACGGTCAAGTACGACCAGATCGCCGAGGCGCGCATCTCCTACGGCGGCCGCGGCCAGATCACCGACGTCCAGCAGCCGCGCTACGGCGAGCAGCTGTTCGACATCATCATGCCCTTCTGAGCCGCCGTTCCACAGTCGACGCGAGAGGCCCGGCACCGATGCGCCGGGCCTTCTCGTTTCGGCCGCGCGTCACTGCGGGCTGTAGATCAGCCGGGCGCGCAGCAGGGCCATCATGTCGTCGGGATGCAGGCCGTGCTCGGGATCGACCCGGACATCGCCCAGGGTCGCGAACGACACCGGCACTACGGGCTGCACGGAAACGCTCACCCGGTCGCCATCATAGCGGCCGAAATTGAGCATCATCCGCCGGATCTGCGCGATCGCGTCGGCCGCGGTGCCGTTGCCGCCGACCGTGCGTGCCGCATCGCCCATCTCGGCCAGCCCGTCGGCCAGCAGCTCGAAGGTCGGCACGCGCGCCTGCCCCATCGCGATCGCCAGCACGGCGTCGGCAAGACCGGCGTCCCGATAGCTCAGCGATGCCGCCGACCATTCGATGAAGTCGAAGAAGCTTTCGCCGCTGCGCATGTCCGGGCCGAACGCCTCGCGCAGCTCGGTGCCGAAAGCGCCTGCGGCGGCGAGCGTCGCCTGCGCCAGATTCGACTGCAGGTCCACCCCCAGCCTGAGCGCGCCGTCGGTGGGCGATACCGTGAACGATGCGTCGAGATCGAGCGTCATGTCGCCGGCCTGCCACAGGCCCTCG from Alphaproteobacteria bacterium includes the following:
- a CDS encoding protein phosphatase CheZ; this translates as MTAMAEKISGASPLEEGARARALRLKKSLDMLNDLRELVQYIHKAKGEIAALRPDEIKNQHLSVASDELDAIVQATEEATNEIMEAAETIETFSGQLDEAGQEAVGDAVTRIFQACSFQDITGQRISKVVGALKHIEAKVEHMVGLLGGSALAASLVQAGPAEPAEPEDPEAKLLNGPQLPGKATRQDEIDAMFG
- a CDS encoding response regulator → MSVDINMPILIVDDYKTMLRIIRNLLKQLGFNNVDEAIDGSSALTKLRQRDYGLVISDWNMEPMTGLQLLKEVRKDAKLKETPFIMITAESKTENVIAAKEAGVSNYIVKPFNAATLKTKLTSVLGTF
- a CDS encoding DUF6468 domain-containing protein, producing MTLDLIVNGVVAMLLVVTIGVATLLYVRLGRIRKTRSEMEALIAQLGAAGAAAENSLRGFRELADGAGRDLEQQVRSGVSLREELAFLIDRASAIADRLANAPVASAAPAQSAQPVPSPAGQAQRAAKLVQAIRPRGRPAEGAARPARVGVAPDAAIAHRADEAEQALMRALESAR
- the fliM gene encoding flagellar motor switch protein FliM, producing MTDDADALAAEWEAMAGGDDEEDAFDAAGDPGDEELAAGGSERVLDQDEIDSLLGFGDEAGSSESSGVRAIINSALVSYERLPMLEVVFDRLVRMMTTTMRNFTSDNVEVSLDNITSIRFGDYLNSIPLPAMLTVFKADEWDNYGLLVVDSSLIYSIVDVLLGGRRGTAAMAIEGRPYTTIERRLVERMVNVVLRDMEAAFEPLSPVKFLFDRLETNPRFATIARPANAAVLARLRVDMEDRGGRMEMLLPYATLEPVRELLLQMFMGEKFGRDSIWETHLATELWHTDVNVMAVLDEQILNLSDVLKWQVGSQLTLNASPSSDVELRFGEISMFNGKMGRKGRNIAVKIDERIQKAS
- a CDS encoding flagellar basal body-associated FliL family protein; protein product: MAEQTVDQAEGADAPAKKKKLSGKKIVMFAGPVVLLVGLYMSGMLDSVLGGGEEEAGHGEGEAAVEEHGPEISGEHGAEMFYLEMPEMTVNLRSNNQRPTYLMLEITLELSSEEAIAEVEHVLPRVIDQFQTHLRELHAADLEGSAAVFRLREELLFRVNEAIAPARVHDILFESMLVQG
- the flgF gene encoding flagellar basal-body rod protein FlgF, producing the protein MENPSFVALSGQMALRHQMDILANNIANMNTVGYKAERLVFTEMVENVPDQSVDDMGPMSFVQPYASYVDFSAGTLTPTGNPLDVGINGEGLFAVQTADGVAYTRNGRFGLDPNGTLVTSNGMPVLGSGGGPIQIADASAISIAGDGTISTPDGVVARLQVVRFEDPMTMDRAGNGLYTATTAQPVPVTSPQVAQGTVEESNVSPILEMSTMIEVSRAYQMLAQALDNEHQRQQKAITTLAKSA
- the flgG gene encoding flagellar basal-body rod protein FlgG; this translates as MRSLSIAATGMLAQQLNVEVISNNIANMNTTGFKKRRAEFQDLLYQNNRPVGSTSSDIGTIVPAGVQVGLGVRTAAVYRISEQGNMAVTDNPLDLAISGDGYFQIELPSGDTAYSRAGSFQLSADGEIVTADGYRLSPSIVIPADATAIAINTSGEVLVNLDGQVDPQNVGQIQLARFANEAGLESIGSNFFRETPASGAATTSSPGSAGFGTIVQGFLETSNVNVVQEITNLINAQRAYEMNSKVIQASDEMLSTVNRLR
- the flgA gene encoding flagellar basal body P-ring formation chaperone FlgA, with the translated sequence MTMRAILAFAALALAAAGAEALAAEPRSQVEVTGAIVTVGDLFIDAGDAAGEAVFYAPEPGRAVEIGPNFLHRVALGFDLDWAPGNGLDRIIVRRAAQAVGLDVLEPVLLSALATRVGPQFNPDHTQIAFDSGIATRYLPVDVTLELNARDVAYDPRSQRFSAIVDIAPGTAYATSLRASGRLRSVVLAPVLVRPLARNDVIGAADVQWMEVDADRMPSNVLLDAERLVGQTARRALSPNQPITEADVTPPVAVRRGEIVTMVLETGSLTLTAQARALEDGVVGEAIRVVNTQSSRTVDATVEAPGVVRVQAPSAATVIQASNG